The proteins below are encoded in one region of Manis pentadactyla isolate mManPen7 chromosome 2, mManPen7.hap1, whole genome shotgun sequence:
- the LOC118934824 gene encoding interleukin-36 beta-like has product MATPQSVEYPQNYGIHDSLQMVWVLKGNSLTAVPFTNNVKPVRLDLVTCRHTESHDAGKGNLVYLGIKGQNLCLCCAEVEGQPTLQLEEKQIMEMYNNNKAQKPFLFICSTEGSTSAFESASYPGWFIASSKMVGQPIILTKERGKNYNTNFYMEPEN; this is encoded by the exons ATGGCCACCCCGCAGA GTGTAGAATATCCCCAAAACTATGGTATTCACGATTCTTTGCAGATGGTATGGGTCCTGAAGGGAAATTCTTTAACAGCAGTTCCTTTTACCAACAATGTCAAACCTG TCCGTCTTGACTTAGTTACATGCAGGCACACAGAATCCCATGACGCTGGAAAGGGCAATCTGGTCTACCTGGGGATCAAGGGCCAAAATCTCTGtctctgctgtgcagaagttgAAGGCCAGCCTACTTTGCAGCTTGAG GAGAAACAGATCATGGAGATGTACAATAACAACAAAGCACAGAAGCCCTTCCTTTTCATCTGCAGTACGGAGGGCTCCACCTCCGCCTTTGAGTCAGCCTCCTACCCTGGCTGGTTCATAGCCTCCTCCAAAATGGTGGGACAGCCCATCATTCTCACCAAGGAGAGGGGCAAAAATTACAACACTAACTTCTATATGGAACCTGAGAACTAA
- the IL36RN gene encoding interleukin-36 receptor antagonist protein — protein MVLSGALCFRMKDAALKVLYLHDGQLLAGGLHAGKVIKGEEISVVPSRALDATFSPVILGVQGGRQCLSCGTGQEPALTLEPVNIMELYLGAKDSKSFTFYRRDTGLTSSFESAAFPGWFLCTVPEADQPLRLTQLPENASLGDPITDFYFQQCD, from the exons ATGGTCCTGAGTGGGGCGCTGTGCTTCCG AATGAAAGATGCAGCTCTGAAGGTGCTTTACCTGCATGATGGCCAGCTTCTAGCAGGAGGGCTGCATGCAGGGAAGGTCATTAAAG GTGAGGAGATCAGCGTTGTCCCCAGTCGTGCTCTGGATGCCACATTCTCTCCAGTCATCCTGGGGGTCCAGGGGGGAAGGCAGTGCCTGTCGTGTGGGACGGGGCAGGAACCAGCTCTGACACTAGAG CCAGTAAACATCATGGAGCTCTACCTCGGTGCCAAGGATTCCAAGAGCTTCACCTTCTACCGGCGGGACACAGGGCTCACCTCCAGCTTTGAGTCAGCTGCCTTCCCAGGCTGGTTCCTCTGCACTGTGCCTGAAGCGGACCAGCCTCTCCGGCTCACCCAGCTCCCGGAGAACGCCAGCTTAGGGGACCCCATCACGGACTTCTATTTCCAGCAGTGTGACTAG